A genomic stretch from Pochonia chlamydosporia 170 chromosome 4, whole genome shotgun sequence includes:
- a CDS encoding methyltransferase LaeA-like (similar to Metarhizium acridum CQMa 102 XP_007806684.1), whose protein sequence is MSLLILPEYEIGDADDDSIYSVISTSPDLDTATSPSEFGHDADDDFEQFSLDGDGIGDGDGVNSEISCGCSTSVTPSAYEDEVAHGRRYHGFHKGRYPLPNDDLEQRREETNHALMLELTGGRLFYSDIGKHPQKIIDIGTGTGTWAIDVADQYPSASVVGTDLSPIQPKWVPVNVRMYVDDCEEPDWLHGSNFDLVHFRGMAGMLRDLDRMLKRTYPHVREGGWVEFHEFIPQILCDDGTMSEEDPLRIFFDASTQGLRTFGGEPLRALNLEETLVGAGFTNIHVITKKVPIAAWPRDKHLKTVGMFTRAVILDSLGALAAKPLAALGIPSEDRRALVTQVKRSLNDRRIHRYMKCVICYGQKKENPDST, encoded by the exons ATGTCTCTCTTAATCCTGCCTGAGTACGAGATCGGCGACGCCGATGACGATAGCATCTACTCGGTAATATCGACGTCGCCCGACCTTGACACAGCTACGTCTCCGAGCGAATTCGGACACGACGCCGACGACGATTTCGAGCAGTTTTCTCTCGACGGCGATGGCATCGGCGATGGTGACGGGGTGAACTCGGAAATTTCCTGCGGATGCTCGACCTCTGTCACTCCAAGCGCCTACGAGGACGAGGTGGCACATGGTCGACGATACCATGGGTTCCATAAGGGACGCTACCCATTACCcaatgatgatttggagCAACGGAGGGAGGAAACAAATCATGCTTTGATGCTAGAACTTACT GGCGGACGACTCTTTTATTCCGACATTGGCAAACATCCGCAAAAGATTATTGACAttggaactggaactg GAACATGGGCCATTGATG TCGCCGACCAATACCCGAGTGCCAGTGTGGTTGGGACTGATTTATCTCCTATACAGCCGAAATGGGTACCTGTCAATGTACGGATGTATGTCGACGATTGCGAGGAGCCCGACTGGCTCCATGGGTCTAATTTCGACCTGGTGCATTTTCGTGGTATGGCAGGCATGCTACGAGATCTGGATAGAATGTTGAAGAGAACATATCC GCACGTGCGAGAGGGTGGCTGGGTGGAATTCCACGAGTTTATTCCTCAAATACTATGCGATGACGGAACCATGAGTGAGGAAGATCCATTACGGATATTTTTTGATGCCTCGACACAAGGTCTCAGAACATTTGGAGGCGAGCCTCTGAGAGCCCTTAATTTGGAGGAAACCCTCGTAGGTGCCGGATTCACAAACATTCACGTTATAACGAAGAAGGTGCCCATTGCGGCCTGGCCACGAGATAAGCACTTAAAGACTGTCGGCATGTTTACGAGGGCAGTGATACTGGATTCACTTGGCGCTCTTGCAGCGAAGCCACTTGCTGCTCTGGGCATACCTTCAGAAGACCGACGAGCCCTGGTCACACAAGTAAAACGAAGCCTAAACGACAGAAGGATACATCGTTATATGAAATGTGTCATTTGCTATGggcagaagaaggagaatCCCGACTCGACATAG